ATTTACTGTGGCTGACAAAAACGGTGTATTTTTTACGCCAACAGCGGCAACGCTTCCATCTGGAACTATTGGCTCTGGCCACCTTATTTGCGATTGCCGTTGCGGTAATACTGCTGGGTTTTATCTGGCCGTTACTCGACGAAGCGGACTTTATCCGCACTTACAGCATGTTGATAGGGCTGGCATTTTTTGCCGTGACACTGACATTACTGCGTTTTCCAAGCATAACCGCCGATGTTTCCGAAGCGGTACAGGCCGCTTATGCCGAGACGACCCTTAAAAATGTCGATAAAGCGGCAATGCTATCCAAACTGACTGCCTTGATGCAACACGACAAACTTTACACCCTGGAAACGCTCAATCTGCCGATGCTGGCGGAGCAACTGGACTTGAGCCAACACCAGCTATCGGAGTTGATTAACACGGAATTCCACCAAAGTTTTTCCCGATACATTCGCCAGCAGCGCGTTGACGAGGCTAAACGGTTGCTGTTAAGCGATCCGAATGCCTCGGTGTTGTCGATCGGATTATCGGTGGGGTTTAGCACCCAATCCAATTTCTATGCGGCATTTCGAGACATTACCGGCATAGCGCCGGGACAATACCGCAAAAATCATGGCTCCAATCCTAATCAGCCAGCGCGCTGACTTCCACTTTTATCATTCTGAAATACGTCAAACCATTGATAACTATATAACTTTTAAATTATTTAAAAAATTCTATTCCAGTCTTATCAATTCGGAAGTTTGGCAAATACGCCCTGATTAACCTGCTCCTGCCTCTCAAATTAAAGGAGCATTATCATGATCAACCACCCAATAGTTCACCTAAGGCCGCTCGCTACGCCGCCATCTTTTAGGGCCATTAAAGCCTGGAACTGGAGGCGGCAATGAACATTCTATTGACTGGAGCAACCGGCTTCATCGGCAACGCGATTTTGCGCGCCTTGCTGCAGCAAGGCCATCAGGTTAAAGCCTGTTGTCGCCACCCGGATAGTTTACTGCTCGATAAGCCCGCTTTAACTGTCCTGCCTATCGACTATAGACAGGCCTTTACCCCGCAACACTGGCTGCCGCATCTAACCGGTATCGACGCCATCGTCAATTGCGTGGGGATTATTGCGGAAAGCAGTGACGGCACGTTTGACCAATTACACCGCCAGACACCTATCGCCTTGTTCCAAGCCGGCGCGGAAATCGGCGTTAAAAAAATCGTGCAGATCTCGGCATTGGGCGCCGATGAAAACGCCGAGACCGCCTACCACCTAAGTAAAAAAGCTGCGGATGATGCCTTGCGGCGCTTGCCGCTGGACTGGTTTTTACTGCAGCCGTCGATAGTTTACGGTGGCCGCGCCCAAAGCAGCGGCTTATTTCACGCCCTGGCTGCTTTACCGGTTCATTTGCTACCGGACGGCGGCAGGCAATTATTGCAACCTATCCCTATCGACGACGTGGCCGCCGCAGTGACCTGCTGCCTGGAACCGGCGGTTTTGGGCAAAAAAACCCTGGCATTGGTAGGACCGGAACCCATTAGTTACGCCGACTGGCTGCAAAGCCTCAGACGTCGATTAGGCAAACCGCCGGCCCGCCGATGGCCCGTATCTAGCCGTTTTTCAGAAGCCGTTGCCGGCTTGGGAAAATGGCTGGGAGAGCCGGTTTTAAGCAAAGACAACATCGTCATGCTAAACCGTGGCAACGCTG
This sequence is a window from Methylomonas methanica MC09. Protein-coding genes within it:
- a CDS encoding SDR family oxidoreductase: MNILLTGATGFIGNAILRALLQQGHQVKACCRHPDSLLLDKPALTVLPIDYRQAFTPQHWLPHLTGIDAIVNCVGIIAESSDGTFDQLHRQTPIALFQAGAEIGVKKIVQISALGADENAETAYHLSKKAADDALRRLPLDWFLLQPSIVYGGRAQSSGLFHALAALPVHLLPDGGRQLLQPIPIDDVAAAVTCCLEPAVLGKKTLALVGPEPISYADWLQSLRRRLGKPPARRWPVSSRFSEAVAGLGKWLGEPVLSKDNIVMLNRGNAADPGPISELLGRPPRDMASQLFEKPASQAERWHAMLYFVKPLLCLSIAFVWLWSGITSLLFYPHELSYRLLADISITGIGAPLTLYGLAALDIVLGLTTLARFRPRELMLWQFCIVLGYSLAVAVCLPEFVFHPFGPLLKNLPFLICLVIYRQLEGEKP
- a CDS encoding AraC family transcriptional regulator, which codes for MPIIPLLFIGFSLGSAALLIAGNLLQKQEPLRFASKVAGFFLISALTAIQYLHLGYLLEQSAGVHSLLYLLLLYSIAPCFYFYSRRLLIAEAGYRWRDTLHVLPLLPCLVLPYNLALPLAFLFGSGYLLWLTKTVYFLRQQRQRFHLELLALATLFAIAVAVILLGFIWPLLDEADFIRTYSMLIGLAFFAVTLTLLRFPSITADVSEAVQAAYAETTLKNVDKAAMLSKLTALMQHDKLYTLETLNLPMLAEQLDLSQHQLSELINTEFHQSFSRYIRQQRVDEAKRLLLSDPNASVLSIGLSVGFSTQSNFYAAFRDITGIAPGQYRKNHGSNPNQPAR